The genomic DNA ATCAGAAAAAATGGTACAAAAATATGGCTTACAAGTGACGTGGGAAAGACAGAGACCACTTTTACCACTTTTTCTGTTCTGGGTCATGTTTGAATTCTGCTTTATGCTTAATCCATTCCACATTTTCGCTGCACACACAGAAATGCAAACCTGTTGTAATGTTGCTATGACAAgatgtttgacattttacattcatctcaacaagaaaaacatatttgcatCCAGACAGGGAATAATTTGTTCATTGCTTAGTACATTATTTGTTCTGGTAAAAGGTGGAGGagagcaaataaatatttaatgcttttGATATCATTGCAGTTGCATAACTATCTCCCCAGGGCtatgtcaaataataataaagaataaagttgtattatGAACCTAATCGACCAATActtctttgtattgttttacttttacttattAATGCTCCATTTTCTCTGGTGTACCTCTGACTCGATCCCTTTCTGTTGCTTCTCATTCGGTATCCATCATCCTTCCTCTTCCAGTCAGGATCCCCCTACAGGCCTCACACTGTAAAGAATCTGTATTTATTGGATAAGCAGGATTTTTGTTGTGTAGCTTTGTGGACCAGCCTTTACCTCACACAATCCACAGTCTGACCGTTGACCTTTAACTTGGCTTGGATTAAGTTCCAAGAAAGGGAATCCTTTAAATCAGAGAAGCCACGAATTAAAGCTGAAGCAGAGAGTCAAACAGCAAAGGTGGTGACGCAGTGCACTGCAAGGAGGATTTGGCACTAAGCAGACAGCAAGCCGTAGAAACCTGGTGACTGTAATAAAGTTGAGCTGACAGTTTTCTAAAACCTCTTTGGCCAGACGTCAAGGTGTCTATTTCCAGAAAAGGAAAGTTTAATCTAGAAACACTTAGAGTCACATGACCCGAAGTGAGTTCAGCTCCAGGCGACGGTGGAGCAAATAAGGGATGGCTGCaggtctgtttttatttatagcaaAGTCTGGTTCCTGTAGGAAGCCATTTAAAGCATCCTAAATTCAAAGATCCTGTCACAATTGCTGTAAAGGATCAAATTATCAAATAGTTGGTTTAGATATGGCCAATATTGTTATGAACAATGTATAACTTAAGTTAGAGAAGCTGTCACAATTGTCTCAATGATGTTTGGGGTGTATGATTTACTCACTACGTTTTGGTAAGAGTctactttttcttaaaaactccCATCTATGGTAATCAGCTTGCACTTGGAGTGCGCAAGAAGCTTAACCTGCAccacattttatgtaaaacaggTCAAAGGTGTGTCAGTCTGTGGTGGAAACAGAGGTGAAGGATTAAGCAGTTAGGATCcaagcaggaagaagaaaagaaacataaatcaTAAATGTAACAGCTAAAATCCAGTTACTAATCATGTTTATtcaatgagacaaaatgtcaaGAAATGTAATAACCTTTCACAAGATTAAAAgataaagagacagaggtcttCTTTGCACAATTCTCTTTCATTCATCTCACAGCCTATCAATATTACACCAGAGAAATAAGACTTTATATCTGGACTGCTTCATGTCTGAGATGACTACAGAACAAAGAGGATGTTGTGTCTACAGAATCAGTTTTGGTTGATGTGGTCATTTGTTTTGGATCATGGTCCTGTTGAAGAACGtaacaatgaaacattttcagttttctggataAACAGGAAATTAGACTTTATTGCCCACACAAACAAATGTGTTGTACTTTCATTTGTCATGCTGTGttttccaacatgttttaaGGACAGTTTGTAattctttgaatatttttgattggaaaaaaaaaaatcacagatagggtaaaaatgtttcctccaaCCTTTTATTCACAAATTCTGGAATACTTTTGgttgctgaaaaaaattaatcaaatttaaatatgaaGACACTCATTAAAGATATAAATTTGACTgcttttggaaatattttttgttttagtgacTATTATTTCTTAAGAACCAGAAGAACAACACAGAGCTGACGTTCCAGAGTCATGTCTTCATAGTTTCCTAAATTTTCACAACAGAAGTGAGTTATTGATCAGGGATCCCAGAGTGACTCACCTCTCATCAAAGAGCTTCTGGTTTAAATCCTGCTCTGATCAAATGCTGCTTTTTGTAGAGTATGTTTCCCTCTACAGGACAAACCAGgaagatgaaatgaaattaCCCCTGTATAGGTTGCAATTTgttaaaaacccccaaaacaattaACACTAAAATACCACTTTATTGAATGATAGCTAGAAAATGCAAATACTGgttaatattaaacatttagaaaatacttTGCAGGTGAAGATATACATAGGCTGAAATGATGAAAGTATATCTAACATATCTAACACTTCAGtaacttttctgaaaatactGTCAGACACGacttgaataatatttttttctacgATGGGAGAAGATCTTCCGGCTGACTCGGCGAGCGAGTCGGTCGACAGCGGAGTTGGGCTGTCCAAGCTCCGTCTTGGTGGGCAGTCCCTCGATGTTCCCACTGTACCACAGCACCCATCCAGCCAGAGACGCAACTATGAAAAGGACTCCTGAACAAATGTTATACAGAACCACATGTTAGGTCTTTAAAATTCTTAACAGCACAAGTCAATTGGCAAAATGagtttttgatcagattttaacacaactttcaaactaaaaaaggaacaagaaaaaattTGGGTTCAGAGGAAAATACTTCCAAGTTTTGTACCGAAGATAATCCATCCTAAACCTTCAGACTACACACATTTAAAGCCCAGTTCTCATACAGTCACTGGATGGGAACTGCACCACattatgtttttacaatttgcaaaaaagaaatgaaaatgtcaatTCTTGGGTTTTGCAAATCCAGAAATAATCAAACTTAAAgcttaaaaagaaactgttaAAAAGCATAAACACAGCAAGTATGTGGAAAATGTAGGTTCAACATTCATATGACCATAGGGGGCAGCAGCAGCCAAATGCTGCTTAGCAAttacatttgattaattgatctgatcaccaataaaaaaaaacaagagttttcTCAGACTGTTGCTCTggatcataaaacattttattaatcagaaaaataacCAGCACTGGCCTGTCCTGCAGAATGAGTAGATTTTTTACAACTGTCAAACATTTTAGACTGCTGCTCGCCtccacaaatataaatttatctTAAAGCCAGATATTTATCTTAAAGTACTTTCAGCTAAGATTCAGTCTGACAcaacatttttctcatctgGCAAGATTGGTTTATCTATTTTGTATATGAATTGTTTACAAgcaatgaaaatgaaattgCTCTCTGTCTTTAATAAGGTTCTCTTTTTCCAATAATTTCTTGATAGATTTTTGGTAATTTAATGACCttaaattgcaataaaatagTATGGCAACATCAGCTACAGCAAAAACAAGtgagcattaaaataaaaaacaaatttagataAATACCGCTATAAACCAAGACGTCTCCATATTCTTCTCCATTTAACTTCAAAGAGGTAAAGACTCCCACCAGCAGAGAGACTCCTCCCAGTAGATCCATCAGCACAGCAATCACCAACGCCATCTTACAGTGAGACAGGTCATCACACAGACCCATGGTGAAACTGTAAAAGTGGGAAAGGGTGTAACCTTTTTATTAGAAAGAAATATTAAGATTAACAAAACTAATTAGAGCTTCAAAAACTCATAAAATCCACTATAGTGGGATATTTTAGACTGGAAATATCCCACTATAGTGGGACAGTAATCATGTGTATGATGGAGAGATGTATAGATGAAATTACTTTTTGCTGTTAAGACTATTTTATCTTGTAGATTCTGATGTAATTgttattttctcagaaaataaatcagctgtATTCACAGTGTTGACATCCTCTTTATCTGTTACATACATAATCTGAATCTGACAGGAtcttaaagaaattaaaaaaaaataataatagtaatttattttaaaacatggaaaatatcTGCAAGTGAAATGCTAAATGAGAGTGAAATAGATATTGAGAAAAATTTTTAGTGTTTAGAGCAGGAAACTGGAAAGTAagacttgatgtttttttatttttggtgttttgaactgtgttttttttagattatttttattctgctcaCTTTTATAAGCTCCTTAATATTATAGTTTTATAATTTGCGGTCATGCAAATATTTATCCAAGACTCGCTGAGAACAAGCTGATGCATCTCGACTGGTAAATACATGTGCATATGTGTaatataaaaactttgttaaatgcATTAATAAAAGATAATACCCACTGGATAGCTGATTAAATGACTAACTGTAGCATGAGTGGATAATGTACCTTAGCAACATATTTGAATTTGAGATAACATTTTAGACTTTCAGTCTTTCAGACAAGACTACCTTGAgataaaaattcaacttttctcACGTTGACATCCTAAAAATCACAGAAAGCAGAGATTTTAAAGTTCAAGTAAGTGAACTCGCTCTGGATGAATTCAacacaaatctttaaaatgtcttacttGTTCTTTCGACTCGTGCCGATGAAAACAGCTCGCTGAGAGTTTAGTTTGaacttttctcttctgtttctgtacTTCCGTGTTTACTGGCTTCAATTTTCTCTGCTACCTGGGCCCCTCCCTTTAGGTGAGACGTTTCATCGGGCGGGTTTGCCGCGTTCACTGATAAACTCGGAATTTAGGCCTTTCTAATTTGGAAAAGGCTACACAAACTTTACCACAagccaaaatacaaaaacttgtCACCACAAACTCATTTTCCGTAGTTAACTAAATTAAAGAAAGAGAGGACCttcggttttttttttttttgtttttttttttgaagctcattttttaaacttacgaagtttaaaactttgggagatttttcatattatttatttatttaataaagagaGGAGTACACTGTTTTCTCAAtccaaacaaatcagaaaaccatcaaaacaaatgttttcttgtaacttttatataataTTGCTATATGTGTACACAGATGGAAACCGAAGATCTTTTTATCTACGATGAACATCCAATACATGCTCTTTCTTTAGTTCATTCAGTAATTATCATCCTATCAGTAATAAAGGaatgaattaaaatatgttttgggtACTTCTTTGGTTAAAAATGGCAACAATTCGACGGAAGTTTATTTTTGGAACAATACTGCAAAAGGAACTTCATCTATTTaacatgcagatttttttaatgtttgtaaagTAACTGGAAAGTTCTCTGCGCATGTGTGAGCTGATCCAAACTGAGCGCGGTCCACCTGTGGAGGCTGAGTATAATCAGGTAATTGCTGCTGCAGGTCGGGTTTCTGCTCTGCGGCGAAGCGGCTGATGTGACACCGTTTCAGGCTGTATTACAGAAGTATAACCGCGAACAAGACGCCTGGAAATAAATTATAACTAGTTACTGCGGACATCTGCCTTATTATTGAGTCACTTCATCATTATCTGTCAAGCTCAGCTGTCATGAATCCCGCAACCAGCAGACACGATACAAACACGCCAGGTAACAACAACTCTTGGACGCATCCACCCGAATGTTTAAATCTCCCAACTCCTTTCTAATGAACAGTTTTGACCTCTGTTTGTCAGTTAATACCTATTTTGTTGACTAATACGGTTCCTTTATTGTGACAAATCATGTTTTCTATGTAATAACTGATACAATTGACTATTTTTCAGCTACTCTCGCGTGATTTCGTttgtcttggttttttttttcgtttttcttGTGCAGAGAAACAGCAGCTAAGACAGTTTTCAAGCTCGACACTTCTATAATAAACTGGGTATTTATATTCAAATAGAATCACCAAATAtgattttatgatgtgaagTACTGGTTCTGGAGACCCTGCGTATTTTATACAAtctcacagatttttatttatttgtgtcctTTGAGTAGTAGAGCTACAGTTTAAATACTTGTACAATGTTGGGAAAATACCAGCAAAGAGTTTAAAACAGTCTTGAAGTCTGACATGCACTTTTCCAGTGTctcattgaaagaaaaaataacaaaaagattcAAATTGGAAAATGGGAAGTTTCTCATTGACCCCAGAATCCAGGATGGCCACCATGCTAATAAAACAGTGATAAGTGGATTTAAGTACAGCTGCAGGACTATTTAATAAGATGATTTTAAAGGAAAGTCTAGCTGGTTTCAATAAAATTCTACAAAAATGAGGgaaattttatgacattttcacTGATTTGTTTTAGTAAAGACCTGTAGCacttatttaatctttttctacTGTGTcctgtttgtacattttgtacaacaaaatgtacaaaataatattGTTCTTCAACTTCTCCAACCAAAAATTTCACCTATTTTGCCAAATGTTACTTTCCCATATATCAGAACGCTACACCGCCCAGGCTTCGTCTTCTTCGTCAGGAACGGTAGGAAGTGGACAAACGGGAGGTTTGTATCTAAATGCCTATGAGGTTTCGTTTCCCCTTGAAGAGAGTGTGGAGCGCCCCGCTGCCTACCACCTGAACCATGGTCAGCAGTTGATTGAAGGTAGGTCACATTATGAGAACTACATTTAttaccacaaacttcaatggattttatgtgatgtgATGCACAAATTAGTGTACAGGtgtgaagtaaaacaaaattgtgaTTCCACTTCATCAGTGGtttttagaaaaccaaaaaacctGAGCAGTTCTGTTGAAGCGCAGGAACTATGACTTCTTGTCTCTTatgattaaaatgataaattggTATTGTTATATGACAATGCCAAACCATGTATGCATTTTTCAGTCCCCTGCTGGttgtgtttatatatttatttcctttgctTTGAAATCAGAGCCAGTGGTACAGGAGTCCCTTCACTCCCAGTACAGCCCTTTCATCCTGATTTCTAACCTGCGGGCTCACCTCTACGTCTCTCTGGAGAAGAATGCCTGGCTGCAGAAACGCATTgaggagctggaagaggagCGAAACTTCCTGCGCTGTCAGCTGGACCGCTTCATCGTCAGCATGAGGAGTCCAGACGGTGAGGGGggatgatttacaaaaaaaaaaaaaaaaaaagttatatgtTTCAGCTGATTTCTCTTTGGTACAATTGTTGTTGAATTCAGTGGCAGACTGGTCTGGAGACGCCCAGCGTACTGTGAAAGTCCAGCCTGCCAGCTCTCCATCTCCTCCTTCCCCGATGACCACCAGGTCAGGGATGACCCTCAAACGCCTCCAGGGCCCCGGAACTCGGATCCGCCGCAACATCTCTGTCCCTGGTGAAGAGCATCACAAAAAGCAGTTTAAAGTCCAAGGAAAGGtgctttattttctaattttattatgTATTGCATTTTTTGTTCGCAGTCAAACAGGAGTTTCATCTTGAAGAAGACAAATATTACACAGAGGAAGAGTTTGTTgaggaagagggggaagaaGAGGTGGAGGATGATGCAGACTCGGCTGTGGAGAGCGGGTCAAAGAAGAAGAGCCGAGGGCGTGGCAGCGGAGAGCcgaggatgaagatgaggaggatcTTCAGGATCACCCATGGGAGGGAGAGGCAAAGAggtaaaaacatataaaacagaaCTGAAAGTAGAAAGAAACATAAACTTGATGTCCTGTTGTTAACAAGTTCTCTGTCTATTCTTTAAAACAGTTGGTGTAGTTCATACTTTTTCAATTCTCTCCAAGCTCAGCCGTCATTTGCATATAATCAATACCTCCCATTTTAACTCAATTATTTGACCCATTCTAAAAATGCATATGGATATCTAAAACTTTTAGATATTTATCTCACATTCCACCTGCTTTTTACCTCTCTGTTGTCCAGTTAAAGACCCAGATGGGGTTCTGATTCGTTATAAGAAGATCCTGACCACTTACCAGCGTGTGAGGAGCATGTCCAGAGCCTTCCAGATCCACGGAGTCGACCGAAACACGATGGCCTCCACCTCCCCTATCGCAGAGCTCCTGCTTGTGGCCCCAGAAAAGGTGATAACATCACTTTTATGATTAGAGCAGTAGGCAgatctaaatgttttatattaatcaAAAATTCTCTGGGTTCTCTGAAAGCTTTTCCTTGGATTTTGGttgctttacattttcagtatttgaatGGACtttctctttggttttaaaacttttaacattgtttaaatAAGTGTTGAAGAAAATAACCTATAACATTGACAAATTCAGGAATAACAGCACCAGCAtttcacatgaaataaaatgtttttatgggtTTGTATTTCAGTTCATCAGAAACTTAGAAGTTATCATTATGTTTATGCAAGATAAAACCATTCAAGCCAGATGTGTTCTCTGCCTTTAACAGGTCATTGATTTAGGACATAGATTGTCCTTGTTTGATAATTTTCCTGCTGAATTTCTACAACTGCTCTAGATTTCCACCTTTGTAAAGACTTGCGTTTTTCTCCTGCAGGTGACTGATGTAGGAGAGTTTGAGGCCTCCAAGGAGAAGCTTCTGGATTACGCCAGGCGGTGCTACAAGACTATGGATGAGGAGATGCACACTAAGGTCCAGAACATGAAGAAGACCAACAAGCTGCTCCCAATCTCCTACAGGTTCAGGAACTGAGGAAGGAAATATATATCTTCTTTgccttaaaaataaagttatgtaAACGTCAAGTACTACCAGCCAATATACAATATTTAGTCTACATATAAGAGATCCGTGTggtgagttgttgtttttttcacatgttgggCAAATTTTACTTTGAGTGGAtcctttattattcttttttgcctgcaataatttaaatataagaCATGGTGATCTTCACTGTCTGAGGTGTTTTGTGcttgtattattgtttttgtttgtacatTAACTGAATATCTATATTAACTTAATAGAATATAATAGACTGCCCctgaatatattttgttttttaagggggaaaataaattttttctcaaTGGTTACTGCATGATGTCTACATACCAAGCTCAGGAATTTTGATTTCTGttagataaacttttttttttcactttgtggttttgtcttttgcacactgaaaaataaatgttcaattgcataatttgtttgttttcttgtcttaatttaaaacaaattgacagtttttatgcttcagacattttttgactttttttgtctgGCTAAAACAATAGGTAAAATCCAGGCATTTTTCACATACAGCAGACATTTGTCTGAATGCTCCCCTGATTAAAGGT from Gambusia affinis linkage group LG14, SWU_Gaff_1.0, whole genome shotgun sequence includes the following:
- the tmem238a gene encoding transmembrane protein 238a; translated protein: MGLCDDLSHCKMALVIAVLMDLLGGVSLLVGVFTSLKLNGEEYGDVLVYSGVLFIVASLAGWVLWYSGNIEGLPTKTELGQPNSAVDRLARRVSRKIFSHRRKKYYSSRV
- the ccdc106b gene encoding coiled-coil domain-containing protein 106b isoform X1, with product MNPATSRHDTNTPERYTAQASSSSSGTVGSGQTGGLYLNAYEVSFPLEESVERPAAYHLNHGQQLIEEPVVQESLHSQYSPFILISNLRAHLYVSLEKNAWLQKRIEELEEERNFLRCQLDRFIVSMRSPDVADWSGDAQRTVKVQPASSPSPPSPMTTRSGMTLKRLQGPGTRIRRNISVPVKQEFHLEEDKYYTEEEFVEEEGEEEVEDDADSAVESGSKKKSRGRGSGEPRMKMRRIFRITHGRERQRVKDPDGVLIRYKKILTTYQRVRSMSRAFQIHGVDRNTMASTSPIAELLLVAPEKVTDVGEFEASKEKLLDYARRCYKTMDEEMHTKVQNMKKTNKLLPISYRFRN
- the ccdc106b gene encoding coiled-coil domain-containing protein 106b isoform X2 — encoded protein: MNPATSRHDTNTPERYTAQASSSSSGTVGSGQTGGLYLNAYEVSFPLEESVERPAAYHLNHGQQLIEEPVVQESLHSQYSPFILISNLRAHLYVSLEKNAWLQKRIEELEEERNFLRCQLDRFIVSMRSPDVADWSGDAQRTVKVQPASSPSPPSPMTTRSGMTLKRLQGPGTRIRRNISVPVKQEFHLEEDKYYTEEEFVEEEGEEEVEDDADSAVESGSKKKSRGRGSGEPRMKMRRIFRITHGRERQRVKDPDGVLIRYKKILTTYQRVRSMSRAFQIHGVDRNTMASTSPIAELLLVAPEKVITSLL